From Meiothermus sp., a single genomic window includes:
- a CDS encoding phytoene/squalene synthase family protein, with the protein MEPNWQAVSEIIRRHSATFYYGSLLFRGEARKGAWAVYAACRIGDDAVDESANPLADLNEWWAGIERAYVGVPREDWEVALAWALERWDIPRQAFADMKAGFLADLNPVRLQTLDELYAYCYQVAGTVGLMIAPIGGAGEAGRQAAIKLGQAMQLTNCLRDVGEDLALGRVYLPAELMQKYGVSFEDLRQGYISPRYVGLMRELAADARRLYREGLMGLKYLKTGRGAIALAALQYQGILDKLELMGWDNLSRRASLSTYERVRLLPKALWLRGA; encoded by the coding sequence ATGGAACCCAACTGGCAGGCTGTATCGGAGATTATCCGGCGCCACTCGGCCACGTTTTATTACGGTAGCTTGCTGTTTAGGGGCGAAGCCCGCAAGGGCGCCTGGGCGGTGTATGCAGCTTGCCGCATCGGTGACGATGCCGTGGATGAGTCGGCCAACCCGCTGGCCGATTTGAACGAATGGTGGGCCGGCATCGAACGGGCCTATGTGGGGGTTCCCCGAGAAGACTGGGAAGTGGCCCTGGCCTGGGCCCTGGAGCGCTGGGATATTCCCAGGCAAGCCTTCGCCGATATGAAAGCAGGCTTTCTGGCCGACCTGAACCCGGTGCGCCTGCAAACCCTGGATGAGCTATACGCCTACTGCTACCAGGTGGCCGGGACGGTGGGTCTGATGATTGCCCCCATTGGCGGTGCGGGCGAGGCGGGCCGCCAAGCCGCCATCAAGCTGGGTCAGGCCATGCAGCTCACCAACTGCCTGCGCGATGTGGGCGAAGACCTGGCCCTGGGCAGGGTCTACCTACCTGCCGAGCTGATGCAAAAATACGGGGTGTCTTTCGAAGACCTGCGCCAGGGCTACATTAGCCCGCGCTACGTGGGCCTGATGCGCGAACTGGCCGCCGACGCCCGCCGGCTCTACCGCGAGGGGCTGATGGGCCTCAAGTACCTCAAGACCGGGCGCGGGGCCATTGCCCTGGCCGCTTTGCAGTACCAGGGCATTCTGGACAAGCTCGAGCTGATGGGCTGGGACAACCTCTCGAGGCGGGCCTCGCTTTCCACCTACGAACGGGTGAGGCTGTTGCCCAAGGCCCTCTGGCTGCGAGGGGCCTAG
- a CDS encoding class I SAM-dependent methyltransferase, whose product MRTLFPDQRIKAPLTLAARTNLFPLTALGYELWRRRALTLLSGRPFPLQEELNLMLKAQEPVAGMHFLDLGTSTGLYARALLGAGAGRVYALDLSPAMLKVALWKARGYEGFVPLLARAEAIPLPEAWVDGVVVGGSWNEFPQPQVVADEMYRVLKPGGRLWIMFSHRSDSLLQRVLEWTGLRFPALSELMDSLSKSGFKVDGWREGSVGFVTGTKVTTRG is encoded by the coding sequence ATGCGTACATTGTTCCCTGACCAACGCATTAAAGCGCCCCTTACGCTGGCAGCCCGAACCAACCTGTTCCCCCTGACGGCCCTGGGTTACGAGCTCTGGCGCCGGCGGGCGCTCACGCTGCTCTCCGGGCGGCCCTTTCCGCTACAGGAGGAGCTGAACCTGATGCTGAAAGCCCAAGAGCCGGTTGCAGGAATGCACTTCTTAGATCTGGGAACCTCTACGGGCCTGTACGCCCGGGCTTTGCTGGGGGCCGGCGCCGGGCGGGTCTATGCCCTCGACCTCTCGCCGGCGATGTTGAAAGTGGCTCTCTGGAAAGCTAGGGGCTATGAGGGTTTCGTGCCCCTGTTGGCCCGCGCCGAGGCCATTCCCTTGCCCGAGGCTTGGGTGGATGGGGTGGTGGTGGGGGGCAGTTGGAACGAGTTTCCCCAGCCCCAGGTGGTGGCGGACGAGATGTACAGGGTGCTCAAACCCGGTGGTCGTCTGTGGATTATGTTTAGCCACCGTTCCGACAGCCTCCTCCAGCGCGTGTTGGAATGGACTGGATTGCGCTTTCCGGCCCTTTCCGAGCTAATGGATTCTCTGTCCAAAAGTGGTTTCAAGGTAGATGGCTGGCGGGAGGGTTCGGTAGGATTTGTGACAGGGACAAAAGTCACAACCAGAGGATAA
- a CDS encoding MerR family transcriptional regulator, with amino-acid sequence MRNDLGVYTIAEVEERTGLSTALLRQWERRYGFPRPERSPGGHRLYSETDLEALRHIKQWIAEGVAPAQAVRRYLEGLTQEGPRPPETLSLELEEALLRADTEAAERILSEAHKLHPMETVVMEVISPCLRRIGDGWHMGRVTTAQEHFASTYLRGTLQGLLGLMGGSLGPTLVVSTLPGEQHEIGSLITALFLRRAGYTVHYLGPNTPLADLKSFAERTGAKAVVLSAVQPISLESLPHEALRHLAPLVVVGGRAAANDPRLVERLGALYLGNDPRALAESLAAALKEAGVW; translated from the coding sequence ATGCGCAACGATCTCGGGGTCTACACCATCGCCGAAGTGGAGGAACGCACAGGGCTTTCCACCGCCCTGCTGCGCCAATGGGAGCGGCGGTACGGGTTCCCCCGGCCCGAGCGTTCACCGGGTGGACACAGGCTCTACAGCGAGACCGACCTCGAGGCCCTGCGCCACATCAAGCAGTGGATCGCCGAAGGGGTGGCCCCCGCCCAAGCCGTGCGGCGCTACCTCGAGGGCCTGACCCAGGAAGGGCCCCGCCCCCCCGAGACGCTCTCGCTCGAGCTCGAGGAGGCCCTGCTACGCGCCGATACCGAAGCCGCCGAGCGCATTCTCTCGGAAGCCCACAAACTACACCCCATGGAGACCGTGGTCATGGAGGTCATCTCGCCCTGCCTGCGCCGCATCGGCGACGGCTGGCACATGGGCCGGGTCACCACCGCGCAAGAACATTTTGCCAGCACCTACCTGCGGGGCACCTTGCAGGGCTTGCTGGGCCTGATGGGCGGGTCGCTGGGCCCTACGCTGGTGGTCTCGACCCTGCCGGGGGAGCAACACGAAATCGGGAGCCTGATCACTGCGCTGTTCTTACGTCGGGCCGGTTATACCGTGCACTACCTGGGGCCCAACACCCCCCTGGCCGACCTCAAGTCGTTTGCCGAACGCACCGGGGCCAAGGCGGTTGTGCTCTCGGCAGTACAGCCCATCTCGCTGGAGTCGCTGCCACACGAGGCGTTGCGCCACCTGGCGCCTTTGGTGGTGGTGGGAGGCCGGGCGGCGGCCAACGACCCTAGGCTGGTGGAGCGGCTGGGAGCGCTCTACCTGGGCAACGACCCCCGGGCACTGGCCGAGTCGCTGGCAGCAGCCTTGAAGGAGGCCGGGGTATGGTAG
- a CDS encoding cyclic nucleotide-binding domain-containing protein: MKKVRRKEVIYRAGDRADALFHLERGLVRIIEILPDGRQLTLRHVLPGDYFGEEALSERQYKYTAEALTEAAAFAVDPKTLSNDDLRALAASLANQMAQVQAYETHLQWGELRSRICRYLLYLAATAAQGRDERGVYVTASHEEIADATASTRESVSKLLSDLRHEGILDTGYRKIYLVDRKTLELEAESRMLQAV, translated from the coding sequence ATGAAAAAGGTACGCAGAAAAGAAGTGATCTATCGGGCCGGCGACCGCGCGGATGCGCTTTTCCACCTCGAGCGCGGCCTGGTACGCATCATCGAGATTCTGCCCGATGGGCGCCAGCTCACCCTGCGCCACGTCTTGCCGGGCGATTATTTTGGTGAAGAGGCTCTCTCGGAGCGGCAATACAAGTACACCGCCGAAGCCCTGACCGAGGCGGCGGCCTTTGCAGTAGACCCCAAAACGCTTTCCAACGACGACCTACGGGCCCTGGCTGCCAGCCTGGCCAACCAGATGGCCCAGGTACAGGCCTACGAGACCCACCTCCAGTGGGGCGAGCTGCGCAGCCGCATCTGCCGCTACCTGCTCTACCTGGCCGCCACCGCTGCCCAAGGCCGGGATGAACGCGGAGTCTACGTCACCGCCAGCCACGAAGAGATCGCCGACGCCACTGCCTCCACCCGTGAGTCGGTCAGCAAGCTGCTCTCCGACCTGCGCCACGAGGGCATCCTGGACACCGGCTACCGCAAAATTTACTTGGTAGACCGCAAGACCTTAGAGCTCGAGGCCGAAAGTCGCATGCTGCAAGCAGTTTAG
- a CDS encoding complex I NDUFA9 subunit family protein → MKVLLIGGSGYVGSHLARHLLAQGHQVTVASRRGEGPLAGVRYVMADAAKDEGLLEAAQGQEALIYLVGIIRERGQTFRQAHVEGVRHSLVAAKTAGIRRFVHMSALGAARGTGSRYYETKAEGEELVQASGLDWTILRPSLIFGVGDEFFGGILKGLVTAPIPFIPQIGDGSFVFRPIWVGDVAAAFEQSLQRPATLQRSYNLVGPKEYTLRELLLLVRDTLGSRKPLLPIPLALMNLVVPLISPLPFSPITLDQYRQLKMGNTADPTHMRKAFSLEERTLEVELPRILTTKRWVGA, encoded by the coding sequence ATGAAGGTACTGCTCATCGGCGGCAGCGGCTATGTGGGAAGCCACCTAGCCCGGCACCTGCTGGCGCAGGGCCACCAGGTCACGGTGGCCTCGAGGCGGGGCGAAGGCCCCCTCGCAGGGGTGCGCTACGTGATGGCCGATGCCGCCAAAGACGAGGGTCTGCTCGAGGCGGCCCAGGGCCAGGAAGCCCTGATCTACCTGGTAGGCATCATCCGCGAACGGGGCCAGACCTTCCGCCAGGCCCACGTGGAGGGGGTGCGCCACAGCCTGGTAGCAGCCAAGACCGCAGGTATACGGCGTTTTGTGCACATGTCGGCGCTGGGCGCTGCCCGGGGCACCGGCAGCCGCTACTACGAGACCAAGGCCGAAGGTGAGGAACTGGTACAGGCCTCCGGGCTGGACTGGACGATTCTGCGCCCCAGCCTGATTTTCGGGGTAGGCGATGAGTTCTTTGGGGGTATTTTGAAAGGGTTGGTTACCGCACCCATTCCCTTCATCCCCCAAATTGGCGACGGCAGCTTTGTGTTCCGACCCATCTGGGTGGGGGATGTGGCCGCCGCTTTTGAACAATCCCTGCAACGTCCTGCTACCCTCCAGCGCAGCTACAACCTGGTAGGGCCCAAAGAGTACACCCTCCGCGAACTGCTGCTCTTGGTGCGCGATACCCTGGGTTCCCGCAAGCCCCTGCTACCCATCCCGCTGGCCCTGATGAACCTGGTAGTGCCCCTCATCTCCCCCCTGCCCTTCAGTCCCATTACCCTGGATCAGTACCGCCAACTCAAAATGGGCAACACTGCCGACCCCACCCACATGCGCAAGGCTTTCTCTCTGGAGGAGCGAACCCTGGAAGTGGAGTTGCCTCGAATCCTCACAACCAAACGGTGGGTGGGTGCTTAG